CAACCATTTTTGGAGTTTTTATGTCTTCTTCTTTAGCAAAAGGTGTTCTCGTCACGATTATTGGAGAAGCTGTCTTACAGGATCGGTTAATACACCTTCTTACAAAGCTTGACGTGTCTGGCTACACGATTATTCCGGCGCAGGGCGCAGGAAGTCATGGCAGACGGATGGGTGATATGGCAGGGTACAACACCAATATTGAAATCAAGACTGTTGTCACGTCGGAAATATCTAGCCAGTTACTAGAAGAGTTGAAACCCCTTCAATCAACCTATGCTCTGATCGCCTTCCGCCAAACTGTAGACGGATTGTTTGATTAGGTTAGATATTGCGTTAATCTCAAAATTTTAATAAAGTCCAATAAAGAAGGTACAGGGTTGAGCTAGCTCAAAACTTGCACCTTCTTTTTAATTTATTGAGCGGTAGATTTTTGGTTTTGGTTAAATAGGAAGTGTATAACCTTTTTATCTGAACAAATTTGATTTTTATGTGTAAATCTCATCGCTCAAGCAACGAATCAAACCCGTTCTCAAACATCAGGCTGTCATACTAATTACTGTTGGTCAAGCATCGTTAAGATGACAACATCAACAACAACGCACACTAGGTAATACCCATGGCTGATATCGTTGATACTGCTGTTAATGCCGGTTCTTTTAGCACTTTGGTCGCCGCTGTAAAAGCCGCTGGCTTGGTTGATACTCTAAAAGGCGAAGGCCCATTTACAGTTTTTGCGCCTACTGATGAGGCATTTGCTAAGCTGCCTGCTGGCACGGTGGATGGACTCCTTAAGGACATTCCCATGCTCAAGAAAATCCTGACCTACCATGTCGTTTCTGGCAAGGTAATGGCGGCAGATGTCACAAAGCTGAAATCAGCTAAAACTGTCGAAGGTTCAGATGTAAGCATTGATGCGTCCGCAGGCGTTAAGGTGAACGATTCAACCGTTACCACCCCTGATGTAGCAGCTGACAATGGCGTTATCCATATCATTGATACTGTGTTAATGCCTGCATAACCTCCTCTTCCAAGAGTAGCCACTGCTATTCTTAGAACACTACTCCTCTGGAAACCAGTAACGGGCACGGCCCCGATGGTTTCAAGGAATTTAGTTAGTCCATCTCCTGTTTAGGGGGTGGACTATTCTTATTCAAGCTCGATGTGTGCCAAGACGGCTCCCTACAACTCTGAGGCGAGCTTCGTGGGTCAGGGTAATACTAATTCCAGAAAAAGTGCTGCAGATAGGGGGGTGGGAGAGTGGATGGGTGGATGAACAGCAGCTATTTGAAGAATTGGTGTAACCAGTGAAGATGTGTCTTATATGACTTCCTCAGGTTGGCCAGGACTGTATAGATGCAATTAAAGTTATTTAAAGGGCACTATTGACTGATGCTAATAATTAGCGGTAAAACGACTAGAGAGAGGGGAATAGCGACCGAAATTAAGCTGATAGCAAAGCCTGTATCTAGATGATTTTCTTGGGCAAATAGCAGAGTTAGCAGGCTAGGGGGCAATGCTGAACCTACCAGTACTGCTGCCCGCTCAACTCCATCAAGACCAAAGACCCCAGCCACTAGCCAACCCAATCCTAATCCACAGCCCATTTTGATTACTGCTAAGAGCAGGCAGAGGCCAAGAGCGGAAATATTGATTTGAAACTCTAGGCCTAGGAGGAGCAGCACCAGGAGCAAAAAACTGCCGCCTACGATGTCGAGCAGGTTCAGCAACATACCGCCGTTAAGCCCCAGAACGTTGAGACCTAGGCCCAAAATAATTGCCCAGAAGAAGGGAGTTTTGACCAGTTTAGAGACGAGCATCTGAGCTGTTATGTCAGCTTTACCGGACCAGGCCGACAGGCAATATACAACGGTTAGCAGGTAGATGGCGTGGGCTAAGTCGAACAGCACAATGCGGCTTAGGCCAACGTCGCCAAAGGCGATCAGCATCAAGGGATAGCCCAGAGCGCCTGCCTCAAGCGTTGGGAATGCGGTTACCAAAACCCCTGCAGTCGCTCTGCCTAACTTTAGCCCCCGCAGGCAGAGGGCTCCGATCAGGGTAAGGCCCAGCACGACGACTAGAGCTGAAAGGGGTAAATAGATTAGGTCAGGCGTGATTGAGGTAGTTGCTAAGGCCTTCAGAATGAGGGCAGGAAGTGCGAGATTGGTTAGCAGTTTCCCAATGGTCTTAGTATCCTCTGGTCGTAATACTCCGGCCCGCTTTAACCCATACCCGATGAGGCACACCAGGATCATGGGCAGTATTTGATGGAGCATCGTGTTTGGCAGGCTAGAGGGACACTCAACATCATGAACCCAAGGATCTGCTTTACCAGAACAAACTTGCGATCGCAGCTGTTTTTCTGCCGTCGCTGTTTTTAGTACCCTTAGCTAGGGGTTTCCTTGCTGCCGTTATGCGTTGCAACGCCAGGTTTTGACTCTGTGGTTCTGCTTCAGTTTGTTGGCTTGAGGCGCTTCACTCTCTGGCCTTTAATCCCTTTTAGCAATCGATCCCGGCGCGCCCATCAGCATCACCTTAATTTCAATAGTCTTGTGGATTGTGTAAAGTCGTTGGCAGTGGCAGCCTAGCCTACTTACCTGTTGGGTATCCTAAACAGTATGTAAAATCGCCACTTTCTGCAGCAGTTGACGATGGACGACAACAAAGCGCTTTTTGACTATTGGCATGAGCGAGTCCGGCTTAAAAACCTGGATTTGATTTCATCCGCCGGGCACATCCAGACTCAAAACTTGCGCCACAATTGCACTAACTACGACGATCTCCGTAGCAGTCGAGAAGTTCAGTGGTTGGAAGAACCCGAACGCAGTCGGATAATCGCCATCATTAAGTACGAATGCACTGCCCAGGTTCTCCAGCGCCGATCGGGCATTCTTAAAGACCGGGTCATTGAGCTGCAGGCAGCCACAGATGACGTCGAAAAGCAAAAATCCAGGCTTCTTGGCCTAATTCGCGCCCTACAGGAAAAGCTTTTTGGCAAAGACCGCGATATTGAACGGCTCCAGGCTCGAATTTCCATTCTAGAAGCCGAAAATGAAGCCCTACGAGCTGAGTCTGAAAACGACAAAGCCTATGCCGAATTGCTCCAAGCCTTTGAGCAGCTTAAGCAACAGTACGCAGTCATTGAAAAGCGTAAAAAAGAGCTCGCCAAAAATAACCAGAGCTTGGGCGGTCGTGTTGCCCACACCAATCGCTACAGGCGAGAGCGTGATGAAGCTAGAGTCGCTATCCAGGACTTGCGCCAGCAGCTTGCGATCGCAGTTCAACAAAACCAGCAACTCCAGCAAGAAAACGAAACGCTACGCTTAGACCTGGAGCAGCTACGTCAAAAAAACTAGCTCGGCACTGTTGAGATTAGCCGTCATGGAACTTCCTGCGCTAAAAACCGAGGTCTATCAGCTAGCCGGGGTCAGCAATACTCGGCAGCTAAAAGCGCGTTACCAACCTCTAGCCGCCCTCAACCTACGGCTCAAATCTTCTTGGGCAGAGGCGCTAGAGTTTCTCCGAGCTAACCCAGAGATTAAATCAGCTCGGCCCAAAACCCTCTCCGAGCTAAAGGCGGAGGTGTATGCCTTAGCCCAGGTCACCACTCCCCTGCAACTCAAAGCCAAAGTTGCAGCGACTAAAACGCTCAACTTCAGCCAAAAAGCCTCGTGGGAAAAGGCGCTGGCCCTCCTCCAACCCTCCCCGATTACCTTTCAAGACTGGCTCAATCAGCCCTCTGAGGAATACAAAGACCTCTTTGCAGAAATAGACTCTGCCACCACAGACCTGAGCAAAGCCATCGATAAAGCCCAGCGGCTCGGCCAGGAGGCTCAGGAAATGGCCGTTGAGCTTGAAAAACAGACGGTTGAAGCCAAAGAAGAGGCCGCCCTGCTCAGACAAGAAATTGAAGCGGCCCGAAGAATAGCCCAACAGGCCGAATTGAATTGAGGCGGAGATAGCTTTTTACCCTTCATGACCTTAATTTGTACTGTGATAAAGAAAAAGTCACCGTACAGCTGTGAATCTTTTGGCCCGTTCTCCAAATCGCCTACTGTTTATCAGCGAACGCTTTCCGTCCGATGTGGGAGGCGTTTCCCGCAGCGCTGACCGTCTGACCCAGAGCCTAGTCCAGTTAGGTCTGAGCCTGGAGGTACTGACCTGGAGCCGCTACCTGCAGCCGGGGGAGGTGATGCGTCAAGCGGTCGATACGCCGTCTGGCAGCCTGAGTGTGCATCGAGTCGGTCTGTACCGCCAGTGGGATATGACCCTGCCCCATACCCTCAACGTGTTGGACTGGCTCCACGATGAGCAGCCCTTCCACGCGGTCTGGGGGCACTACCTGTTTCCAGCTGCCTTTGTGGCCGTCTGGTTTGCCCAGCTCAAAGGATTGCCCAGCCTGGTTAGCGCTCGGGGTAATGACGTTGATCGGGCCATGTTTCCCCCCGGTGACTTTGCCCGCCTGCAGTGGACCTTAGCCCAAGCGACCCAGATTGCTGCCGTCAGCCAGAACATGGCCCATAAAGTGCAGTGCCTAAGCCAGCGTCAGGACGTGCAGGTGCTG
This sequence is a window from Pseudanabaena sp. FACHB-2040. Protein-coding genes within it:
- a CDS encoding fasciclin domain-containing protein encodes the protein MADIVDTAVNAGSFSTLVAAVKAAGLVDTLKGEGPFTVFAPTDEAFAKLPAGTVDGLLKDIPMLKKILTYHVVSGKVMAADVTKLKSAKTVEGSDVSIDASAGVKVNDSTVTTPDVAADNGVIHIIDTVLMPA
- a CDS encoding AEC family transporter, yielding MLHQILPMILVCLIGYGLKRAGVLRPEDTKTIGKLLTNLALPALILKALATTSITPDLIYLPLSALVVVLGLTLIGALCLRGLKLGRATAGVLVTAFPTLEAGALGYPLMLIAFGDVGLSRIVLFDLAHAIYLLTVVYCLSAWSGKADITAQMLVSKLVKTPFFWAIILGLGLNVLGLNGGMLLNLLDIVGGSFLLLVLLLLGLEFQINISALGLCLLLAVIKMGCGLGLGWLVAGVFGLDGVERAAVLVGSALPPSLLTLLFAQENHLDTGFAISLISVAIPLSLVVLPLIISISQ